One genomic segment of Amycolatopsis sp. Hca4 includes these proteins:
- a CDS encoding SgcJ/EcaC family oxidoreductase: protein MPNTSWGDATAILAAHGVEEDTSFYREFTSADEKAVLTVPQRIQEAWLRNDADKFADVFTADGSLLLQDNQLTSRDEIRGYMRAGFAGPLKGAHVYGWPLEVKFLEPGIAIAITEGGIIRAGESEIAPENQIRAVWVVVRNGEGDLSLFSHQSSPVKG, encoded by the coding sequence GTGCCGAACACTTCGTGGGGCGATGCCACCGCGATCCTCGCCGCGCACGGCGTCGAGGAGGACACCTCCTTCTACCGCGAGTTCACCAGCGCGGACGAAAAGGCCGTCCTCACCGTGCCGCAGCGCATCCAGGAGGCCTGGCTGCGGAACGACGCCGACAAGTTCGCCGACGTCTTCACCGCCGACGGCAGCCTGCTGCTGCAGGACAACCAGCTCACCAGCCGGGACGAGATCCGCGGCTACATGCGGGCCGGGTTCGCCGGGCCGCTGAAGGGAGCGCACGTCTACGGCTGGCCGCTGGAGGTCAAGTTCCTCGAGCCGGGCATCGCGATCGCGATCACCGAGGGCGGCATCATCCGCGCCGGTGAGTCCGAGATCGCGCCGGAGAACCAGATCCGGGCCGTCTGGGTCGTCGTCCGCAACGGCGAGGGCGACCTGAGCCTGTTCTCACACCAGAGCAGCCCGGTCAAGGGCTGA
- the ligA gene encoding NAD-dependent DNA ligase LigA translates to MTTELAPGTGAPVDPAKAKPFPSVAGYEKALAEIRAAAAAYYAGADVVMDDDTYDALLARAIATEAAHPAWKPADTPTEAVGAGVAPGTEIPHSTPMLGLDNVFDSESLRKWATRLERVLGHPVTAYTVEPKLDGLAVAARYSRGRLTLVLTRGTGTMGEDVTTRAVLAKGLPTRLSSPRTIEVRGEVFMTDEDFRTANELRTGHGEPAFAHPRSAAAGTLRAVDRAYSAPLSFTAYAVQGLADDGTHSEAMRQLEELGVATTSGGKPALKVCRSAEEIEAAVAEIRDLRGALGFGVDGAVIKADRPQDRAAAGASAKAPRWGVAVKFPADTRSTKLLAIDVQVGRTGVITPVATLEPVFIDGVKVVSATLHNFDDLQRRNVRVGDTVFVRRAGDVIPEITGAKLDERPADARPFTPPEVCPDCGSEIDRSQTRWRCTGGRTCGARKILAHYATREAMDIEGMGGKIIDLLVAEGLVADPADLYDLDVPGLAALDGLGEISGGKLVAAIAATKTRPLSSLLTGLGIRMAGRAVSRRLARHFGSMDALLAATPSSCRRSKASAGNAPRRSRASWPSWPGSSRSSRPAGSP, encoded by the coding sequence ATGACCACGGAACTTGCCCCCGGCACCGGGGCGCCCGTCGACCCGGCGAAGGCGAAGCCGTTCCCGTCCGTCGCGGGTTACGAGAAGGCGCTCGCCGAGATCCGCGCCGCCGCGGCCGCCTACTACGCCGGCGCGGACGTCGTCATGGACGACGACACCTACGACGCCCTGCTGGCCCGCGCGATCGCGACGGAGGCCGCGCACCCGGCGTGGAAGCCCGCGGACACCCCGACCGAAGCCGTCGGCGCCGGCGTGGCGCCGGGCACCGAAATCCCGCACAGCACACCGATGCTGGGGCTGGACAACGTCTTCGACAGCGAATCGCTGCGGAAGTGGGCCACGCGCCTCGAGCGCGTCCTCGGCCACCCGGTCACGGCCTACACCGTCGAGCCGAAGCTGGACGGCCTCGCCGTCGCGGCGCGCTACTCCCGCGGCCGGCTCACCCTCGTCCTCACGCGCGGCACCGGCACGATGGGCGAGGACGTCACCACCCGGGCGGTACTGGCCAAGGGCCTGCCCACCCGTCTCTCGTCGCCGCGGACGATCGAGGTCCGCGGCGAGGTGTTCATGACCGACGAGGACTTCCGCACGGCCAACGAACTGCGCACCGGGCACGGCGAACCGGCGTTCGCGCACCCGCGCAGCGCCGCGGCCGGGACCCTGCGCGCGGTCGACCGCGCCTACTCCGCGCCGCTTTCGTTCACCGCCTACGCCGTGCAGGGCCTCGCCGACGACGGCACCCACTCGGAAGCCATGCGGCAGCTGGAAGAACTCGGCGTCGCGACGACCTCGGGCGGCAAGCCGGCGCTGAAGGTCTGCCGGAGCGCCGAGGAGATCGAAGCGGCGGTCGCGGAGATCCGGGACCTGCGCGGGGCACTCGGCTTCGGCGTCGACGGCGCGGTCATCAAAGCCGACCGGCCGCAGGACCGCGCCGCGGCCGGGGCGTCGGCCAAGGCGCCGCGCTGGGGCGTGGCCGTGAAGTTCCCCGCCGACACCCGCAGCACCAAGCTGCTCGCGATCGACGTCCAGGTCGGCCGCACCGGGGTGATCACCCCGGTCGCCACGCTGGAGCCGGTGTTCATCGACGGCGTGAAAGTCGTTTCGGCCACCCTGCACAACTTCGACGACCTGCAGCGGCGCAACGTCCGCGTCGGCGACACCGTGTTCGTCCGCCGCGCGGGCGACGTCATCCCCGAGATCACCGGCGCCAAGCTCGACGAACGGCCCGCGGACGCCCGGCCGTTCACCCCGCCCGAGGTGTGCCCCGACTGCGGCTCGGAGATCGACCGGTCGCAGACGCGCTGGCGCTGCACCGGCGGCCGGACCTGCGGCGCGCGGAAGATCCTGGCCCACTACGCCACGCGCGAGGCGATGGACATCGAGGGCATGGGCGGCAAGATCATCGACCTGCTGGTGGCCGAGGGACTGGTCGCCGACCCGGCCGACCTCTACGACCTCGACGTGCCCGGGCTCGCGGCGCTCGACGGCCTCGGCGAAATCTCCGGCGGCAAGCTGGTCGCGGCGATCGCGGCCACGAAGACGCGCCCGCTGTCGAGCCTGCTGACCGGGCTCGGCATCCGGATGGCCGGGCGCGCGGTGTCGCGGCGGCTGGCCCGGCACTTCGGCTCGATGGACGCGCTGCTCGCGGCCACCCCGAGCAGCTGCAGGAGGTCGAAGGCGTCGGCCGGGAACGCGCCGAGGCGATCGCGGGCGAGCTGGCCGAGCTGGCCGGGGTCATCGCGAAGCTCGAGGCCCGCGGGCTCACCATGA
- a CDS encoding cation:proton antiporter gives MHLAAPVAPIAPHPLLLFLLGLLVLLSLAKLLGRLGERFGLPSVVGELVTGMLLGPTLLGHVAPGISHWLLPTQPPEQIHLIDAVGQFAVLLLVGITGTHLDPRILRRQGRVAATVSLFGLLLPLGLGIALGFVLPGSLLGSNSSRWVFALFIGVAMCVTAIPVIAKTLSDMRLLHRNIGQLTLAAGMVDDAVGWLLLSVVSAAATVGVTAGVVSLSVGYLAGFVALAGTVGRVLVRKLMDLAARRPEPGPAVAMAVIILLGFGAATQSLGMEPVFGAFVGGILIARSRSAQPKLAPLRTVVLSVLAPLFLATAGLRMDLTALWHPTTAWAALALLALAIAGKFVGAYAGARVSRLSRWEGLALGAGMNSRGVIEVIVALTGLRLGVLNTATYTMVVLVAIVTSVMAPPLLRLSMRRVARTEDERLRLLDHEDWLGHRLSTADSAPPAPDAARREAA, from the coding sequence ATGCACCTTGCCGCTCCCGTGGCGCCGATCGCGCCACACCCCCTGCTGCTCTTCCTGCTGGGCCTGCTGGTCCTGTTGAGCCTGGCCAAGCTGCTCGGCCGCCTCGGCGAGCGCTTCGGGCTGCCGTCGGTGGTCGGTGAGCTCGTCACCGGCATGCTGCTGGGCCCGACCCTGCTGGGCCACGTCGCGCCGGGCATCTCGCACTGGCTGCTGCCCACGCAGCCGCCCGAGCAGATCCACCTGATCGACGCCGTCGGCCAGTTCGCCGTCCTGCTGCTGGTCGGCATCACCGGCACGCACCTCGACCCGCGCATCCTGCGCCGCCAGGGCCGGGTCGCGGCGACCGTCAGCCTCTTCGGGCTGCTGCTGCCGCTCGGGCTGGGCATCGCGCTCGGGTTCGTGCTGCCCGGCTCCCTGCTCGGCAGCAACTCCAGCCGCTGGGTGTTCGCGCTCTTCATCGGGGTCGCCATGTGCGTGACGGCCATTCCGGTGATCGCGAAGACGCTCTCCGACATGCGCCTGCTGCACCGCAACATCGGCCAGCTGACCCTGGCGGCCGGCATGGTCGACGACGCGGTCGGCTGGCTGCTGCTGTCGGTGGTCTCCGCGGCGGCCACGGTCGGCGTCACGGCCGGCGTCGTCTCGCTTTCGGTCGGCTACCTGGCCGGGTTCGTGGCACTGGCCGGGACCGTGGGCCGCGTCCTGGTGCGCAAGCTGATGGACCTGGCCGCCCGCCGCCCGGAGCCCGGCCCGGCGGTCGCCATGGCCGTCATCATCCTGCTGGGCTTCGGCGCCGCCACGCAGAGCCTCGGCATGGAGCCGGTGTTCGGCGCGTTCGTCGGCGGCATCCTGATCGCGCGGTCGCGGTCGGCGCAGCCGAAGCTGGCGCCGCTGCGCACGGTCGTGCTTTCCGTGCTGGCGCCCCTCTTCCTGGCCACGGCCGGGCTCCGGATGGACCTGACCGCGCTGTGGCACCCGACCACCGCCTGGGCCGCGCTCGCGCTGCTCGCACTGGCCATCGCCGGCAAGTTCGTCGGCGCGTACGCCGGCGCCCGGGTGAGCAGGCTCAGCCGCTGGGAAGGGCTGGCGCTCGGCGCGGGGATGAACTCCCGCGGCGTGATCGAGGTGATCGTGGCGCTGACCGGCCTGCGGCTCGGCGTGCTCAACACGGCCACCTACACGATGGTGGTGCTCGTCGCGATCGTCACGTCGGTGATGGCGCCGCCGTTGCTGCGGCTGTCGATGCGGCGCGTGGCGCGCACCGAGGACGAGCGGCTGCGGCTGCTCGACCACGAAGACTGGCTGGGCCACCGTCTGTCCACAGCGGACTCCGCGCCGCCTGCTCCGGACGCCGCCCGGCGCGAAGCGGCTTGA
- a CDS encoding neocarzinostatin apoprotein domain-containing protein, whose protein sequence is MVDLHEYSSVELFRLTTTADVSIRANLRNFPCSSPVSRPGGRPAVECGQGSTCVFRTHLDEGSFPMGTKIRRIATVVAAAAGIVAASAPAASAAAPVRLFAAPTHALSANATVAAVVTGLPANGTFWVGECGWVPTGCAGNPATVVEIHSDAKGFAFTTIVAQKVYVGNIGDGVDVTVDCAAVQCTLGVYDAAITAFDRVDIHFR, encoded by the coding sequence ATGGTCGACCTCCACGAGTACTCGTCCGTCGAATTGTTTCGGTTGACCACCACCGCCGACGTCTCGATCCGTGCGAATCTCAGGAATTTCCCGTGCAGTTCACCGGTTTCCCGCCCGGGCGGCCGGCCGGCCGTAGAATGCGGGCAGGGGTCAACCTGCGTTTTCCGAACGCACCTCGATGAGGGGAGTTTTCCGATGGGTACGAAAATCCGCAGAATCGCGACCGTGGTGGCGGCGGCCGCCGGGATCGTGGCCGCGTCCGCGCCTGCCGCGTCCGCCGCGGCGCCGGTCCGGCTGTTCGCGGCGCCGACGCATGCCTTGTCCGCCAACGCCACGGTGGCGGCCGTGGTCACCGGCCTGCCCGCGAACGGCACGTTCTGGGTCGGCGAGTGCGGCTGGGTGCCGACGGGCTGCGCCGGCAACCCGGCGACGGTCGTGGAAATCCACAGCGACGCGAAAGGTTTCGCATTCACCACGATCGTCGCGCAGAAAGTGTACGTCGGAAACATCGGCGACGGCGTGGACGTGACGGTGGACTGTGCCGCGGTTCAGTGCACGCTGGGCGTTTACGACGCTGCCATCACCGCATTCGATCGCGTCGACATCCATTTCCGCTGA
- a CDS encoding BRCT domain-containing protein, giving the protein MTEPDASRPAATADTAAVLPLRKPDGSPMRVVVTGAVPGLKNRDEGNQAVERLGGTPSGSVSAKTDLVVVGEGSGGKADKAAQLGIRILPAQGLADLLSAYEDGDRDRAARILAS; this is encoded by the coding sequence ATGACCGAGCCGGACGCCTCCCGGCCCGCCGCCACGGCGGATACGGCGGCCGTGCTGCCCCTGCGCAAGCCCGACGGTTCGCCGATGCGGGTCGTGGTCACCGGCGCCGTTCCCGGGCTCAAGAACCGCGACGAAGGCAACCAGGCCGTCGAACGGCTCGGTGGCACGCCGTCGGGGTCGGTGTCGGCGAAGACGGACCTGGTCGTCGTCGGCGAGGGCTCCGGCGGCAAGGCGGACAAGGCGGCGCAGCTGGGCATCCGGATCCTGCCCGCGCAGGGGCTGGCGGACCTGCTGTCGGCGTACGAGGACGGCGACCGCGACCGCGCCGCGCGCATCCTCGCCTCCTGA